The Phacochoerus africanus isolate WHEZ1 chromosome 9, ROS_Pafr_v1, whole genome shotgun sequence genomic sequence tttttttcctttataccgCAATGGCCCGCAGACCCAGGGAACAGAGACAGAAccccatcctctccctcccctgggccttggccccccttcctctctctgacgAAGAGTCTGGACCCAAGGTTCTGCTGAcgtgggaaggggaggagagtctggaggaaggggaggggaaagcaGCGCAGAGATCGCAGAGAGGAAGGAGACGCCTGCGGCTGCAGAGCTGCAGAGCGGGGTCTCTCCGGCTTCTGTGTCCGGGCACCGGGCGCACCACTGGGCCAGAGGGCAGCGCATCCTTTCGGTGCGGGCCGGCAGGGCCCTTGCGGTCGGCAAGCTGGCTCCCCGGGTGGCCACCGGGACCCCCGAGCCCAATGGCGGGGGCGGCAGCAAGATCGACAGCACTGTAGAGATCACCCCCAGCCCCAACGGAGTAAGTGCCTGCGCCCTGGGGGCTACGCCATCATCTTCCCGAACCCCCGCCAGGAGCCTGGCATTTTCCTCCCGCGCATCTCTTGCCGCCCACCACCTTCCTCGCGCTCCCTCgtgccctccctcttcccttaCTCTGCGGTTTTCTCTGCTTCACCCTTCTCCTGCATCCCCCCAAACTcctcaaccccaccccccacagcagGTCGGGACCCTCGGAGATGCGGTGCCCACGGAGCAGCTGCAGGGTGAGAGAGAGCGTGAACGCgagcgggagggggagggcgaCGCGGGCGGCGACGGGATGGGCAGCAGCCTGTCGCTGGCCGTGCCCCCTGGCCCCCTCAGCTTCGAGGCGCTGCTCGCCCAGGTGGGGGCGCTGGGCggcggccagcagctgcagctcggccTCTGCTGCCTGCCCGTGCTCTTCGTGGCGCTGGGCATGGCCTCGGACCCCATCTTCACGCTGGCGCCCCCGCTGCATTGCCACTATGGGGCCTTTGCCCCCAACGGCTCTGGCTGGGAGCAGCCCCCCAACGCCAGCGGCGTCAGCGTCTCCAGCGCAGCCCTAGCAGCCAGCGCCGCCAGCCGTGTCGCCACCAGTACGGACCCCTCGTGCAGTGGCTTCGCCCCACCAGACTTCAACCACTGCCTCAAGGACTGGGACTATAACGGCCTCCCTGTGCTCACCACCAATGCCATCGGCCAGGTGAGGCAGCCTGGTGGGCCGTGGGTCTAGGGGTGGGCTGAGAGCAACCTTCCAGGGGCCTCACACCCAACCCCATCCTTCTCACATCTCCAGTGGGATCTGGTGTGTGACCTGGGCTGGCAGGTGATCCTGGAGCAGATCCTCTTCATCTTGGGCTTTGCTGCTGGCTACCTGTTCCTGGGCTACCCAGCAGACAGGTGAGGGCTGGGCGAGCAGGGAGGAGGATATGCTAGGGAGGCTGGTCCAGGCAGCCAGCCTTCACAAGAGGCTGAAGCAGAGTCATGGGACTGTGTGATGTTTTCTGGATTTCTTCTGTTTGATGTTATGCAGCCCGATCCCTGTCTCAACTTCACTCCCCATCAAGAAATACTCCTTCCATACCTCTTCTACATAAGGAAATAACTCTTCCCCCACTCCCAATCCCTCCATCCACAGATCAGTGGCCTGCTCACCAAAGATGACAGCCCCATCCCTGCTAACCAAAACCTCTATATCCACAGATCAAAAACCCTAGTTCCTCCTCTACTGTCCCTATCACCACCAACCACCTCCCTCACCATCTTCATAGATTAACAGACTCATCTCAGCTAATAGCCCCATCCACAAAGACTGTTAAACTCGATCTCAATGGCTTCATTCCTAAAGATCATTATGTTAATTTCTAAGTATCAACAGCCCCATTCACAATGATCAATAGTTAACTCTACAAACAAATGACTACCCTCATGGTGATCTATAGTTGAACCCCATGAATCAATGACCATATTAGCACCCCTCCCTCAAGGTTAACAGtcctatcctcatggatcttcAGTGCTCTCAGGACCTTTCAGATCAAAAGCCCCATTTCCTATAATCAGTGGCCTCATCACAAGATAAAAAAACCATTTGATCACTCTTTCCAGCGATCAAAATTCCCATCTCTTCTGACTCTCGGCACCATCACCACTGACTAGGTGGCTCCATCTCCACTGACCATCCCTGTGGATTATTAGGTTCATCTCCACTAGATGGGATCTAGAGTCCCATCCAAATGGATTTATAGTTCAATTCCCATGGATCAAAGGCAACCCAACATTCAATAATCCAGTTCCCGAAAAGCAATACCTATCCTCACTACCCAAGAGTCCCACATCACTGTGGACAAATGATCCTAAATCCATAGGTCAACAGCCCATCCTCATGTATCAGTGGCCTCATTTCCACAGACCAGTAGCATCATTCCTATGGAATAATAGCCTCATCCTCAAAGACCAATAATTCAGTCTCCTAAATTCAGTCGCCTTAGCCAGTAAGTTCATCCCCATGGAAAAATGGCCCCACTCTACTGGATCAGTAGCTTCACCCTTAGGCATTGGTGCCCCCTTTCCACTGATCAGTGAACCCAGTCTACATCCCCATAGACCAGTGATCTTATTCCCCCCAAGCCAATAGCCCGGCCTCCAAGGATCAGTGGCACTGTCCTCACTGACTCATAGTTAGTAACTGTCATCAGTGACCAATAGTCTCATCTCCTCTGGTCTATGACCCTATCCTTACTGATTATCCCTGTGGATTAATAGATTCATCCCTACTAGTCAACAGTCCCAATCACATGGACTGAGATCCCTACCTCATGAATCAATGACTCCATCCCCAAAGATCAACTGTCTAATCTCCAAAGAATAGTGATTATCCCTACTGATCAATAGTATCTCCATTCCCACAGATCAGTGGTCCCATCCCCACTGACCACCCCTATGGGTTAGACCCAGGGGCCAACCCCATGGAACAGTGGTTTCATCTCCCATAATCAATTACTCAGTGTCCTAAGCTCAAGAGCTCCATTTTCACTGACCAATGCTAACCCCATGGACAAGTGACCCATGGCCTACCTCCATAGATCAGTAGCTCCAACCACATATATCAATGACCCTATCTCCTCTGACCAGTCTGAGCAAGACAAGTTCCACCCCCACTAACTAATAGCTCCATCCCCAAGGACCAATGGTTCTAAGTTCCCTAAGCAATATCCCATCCTCTCTGATGGAACCAGTCTCTAGCCTCAGTCTACCTCTTGCTCCCAGGGCCTCATGCTCTTACCTCCAACTTTAAAGTAGGCAGTTGGGCCCCAGCAACTCCTCCCCTAGGGAGTCTGGGTGACCAGAGGCCCTCCCTGCTTCCCAGGTTTGGCCGTCGTGGGATTGTGCTGCTGACCTTGGGGCTGGTGGGCCCCTGTGGAGTGGGAGGGGCTGCTGCAGGCTCCTCTACAGGTGTCATGGCCCTCCGATTCCTCCTGGGCTTTTTGCTTGCTGGTGTTGACCTCGGTGTCTACCTGATGCGTGAGTAGCACCCTCCCAGAGCTCCTTCCCTAGGGGCTCACACCTGCTGTCTGCATCCCTAGGCTACTCCCACTGCTCACTAGGATCCCCTCAGTCCCTTCTTCAGCCCCAAATTTTGGCTGTCCAGAATCTCAGCTGTCTTCCTGCCCAGGCCTTTGAAGGATCCAGGGGTCTTGCTTTTCTCTGTACCCCTCTCCTCCCACGACCTTGAAGGCTTTCCTTGCCCTGGACTTACTGCTGTCAGGGaatgaactttattttaaaaaggaaatcctaaGTAGCCATATGACCTTGAACAATGGTTGATATGAAGGTCAAATAAGAGGTCTGATGTGAAAGGGCTGGTAAACTGGGAATGCTGAACATCCACCAGGGCCTCTGATCCTTGAGCCCTCCCAGGTTTGAGCAAGGGAGAAGAGAGGACTGAACAATCTCTCTACTCCTTGCCTTAGCGGTTAGTCTGGGGGAGGTGATGGCTGCAGCCTCCACTCAGGGTCTGACCTTGCTCtctgtcctcctccctccctccctccctccctctcccctcttctctcccacgtctccttcctccctggcctctcctccCTGTCCCTGCTGTATCTCCAGGCCTGGAGCTGTGCGACCCAACCCAGAGGCTTCGGGTGGCCCTGGCAGGGGAgttggtgggggtaggggggcacTTCCTGTTCCTGGGCCTGGCCCTTGTCTCTAAGGACTGGCGATTTCTGCAACGAATGATCACCGCTCCCTGCATCCTCTTCCTGTTTTATGGGTCAGTATCATCCTCCGCCTCCTGCCTGGCCATTCCCATCTTTCCCTCCAGCATAGCTCTAGCCTGGAGacccctcctcttctccactGCCCCTCGTCCAGGCCTCCTCCAGCCGCAGCCCCTCAGAGGAGGGAGCTGTCCATCTCTGGGTCAGCAGAGAGGTGGCCTCACAGTgtaccccctccctccctctccccagctggCCTGGTCTGTTTCTGGAGTCTGCGCGGTGGCTGATAGTGAAGCGACAGATTGAGGAGGCCCAATCTGTGCTAAGGATCTTGGCTGAGCGGAACCGGCCTCATGGGCAGATGCTGGGCGAGGAGGCCCAGGAGGCCTTGCAGGGTAAGACAGGGGTCCCTCCGGGCAATACCTTGTGTATGCACACTATGGTACCCTCTGTTGTAGTTGTGCTACCTTTTCCCAGGGTTCCCACCACCCATGTGGGAGGACGCTGGGTTCTCAGCTGTTCCTTCTAACAGAcagctcctttctctctcccaagACCTGGAGAacacctgccctctccccacaACATCCTCCTTTTCCTTCGCTTCCCTCCTCAACTACCGCAACATCTGGAAAAACCTGCTTATCCTGGGCTTCACCAAGTGAGCCTGGGTGTCTGAGCCACGGGCCAGGCCAGTAGCTGGgatgggggctggtggggggaggggggaccctGAGGACTCCTGCAGAGGGCAGTCAGGGCTGTGAAAGGCTGGAATGGGGATTCAACACCGGTCTTTGCCTCCCACCCTGTCTCACAGCTTTATTGCCCATGCCATTCGCCACTGCTACCAgcctgtgggaggaggaggaagcccgTCCGACTTCTACCTGTGCTCCCTGCTGGCCAGCGGCACAGCGGCTCTGGCCTGCGTCTTCCTGGGGGTCACCGTGGACCGATTTGGCCGCCGGGGCATCCTGCTTCTCTCAATGACCCTCACTGGCATCGCGTCCCTGGTCCTGCTGGGCCTGTGGGATTGTGAGCATCCTCCCTTTCCCACAGTGTAGGCTCAGCAAAGGAACCCCAGCAGAGGTGCCTCAGTCTCAGCCACTTGTTTCCGGCACCAGCCTCCCAAGATCAAACCAGACCCTTCCCAGATCTCCCACAGTCCTCTCCCAGGCCGCACAATCCTGTCTGTTTTCTCAACCCATTAGGGAAGGTTCAGACCCACCCAGCTAGGGATCAGAGACCCACCCAATGGCAGAGAGTAGGCCAGGCATGATCCCTCCACCTCCACTCACGTGCTTCCTCTTGGTCCTCCAGATCTGAATGAGGCCGCCATCACCACCTTCTCCGTCCTTGGTCTCTTCTCCTCCCAAGCGGCTGGCATCCTCAGCACCCTCCTTGCTGCTGAAGTCATCCCTACCACCGTCCGGTGAGAGCAGGGGTGCTGCCAGGGGATCTTCTTGGCCTCTGGCTGAGGCCAGGGCCTGAGGGATGAAGGAGGGAAGGCCAGCTGCTGGAGAATGGTCGGGGGGAGGCCCACAGCCACAGGCTCAGTGCCTCGTCCATCTCCCTCAGGGGCCGAGGCCTGGGCCTGATCATGGCTCTAGGGGCACTTGGTGGGCTGAGTGGCCCAGCCCAGCGCCTCCACATGGGCCACGGAGCCTTCCTGCAGCATGTGGTGCTGGCGGCCTGTGCCCTCCTCTGCATCCTCAGCATCATGCTTCTGCCGGAGACCAAGCGCAAGCTCCTGCCCGAGGTGCTCCGGGATGGGGAGCTGTGCCGCCGGCCCTCCCTGCTGCGGCAGCCACCCCCTAACCGCTGTGACCATGTCCCGCTGCTTGCCACCCCCAACCCCGCCCTCTGAGTGGCCCCTGAGCACCCTGGCAGGAGGCTAGCCCATACAGGAAGGTGGCACAAGGCCCTAGCAAGGAGAGCGGGAGGACTGAGTGAGGAAGGCAGGGCTGTCCGGAAGGCTCGGGCACCTCAGGCCAGCCAGCAAGGAGCTCAGAGGGCCGCCCTCACACCCATTTCCTCCCTGCTGCTTTGTGTTCACTTCCTTGGCAAGAGTCAGGGGACAGGGAGAGAATGCCACACTGTACCCACCAGGTCTGGGCTCCATCTTGTGCCCAAAGACATCCTCCCAGAcctcactctctctccctttaTCATCCTGTTTCAATAAAGACATTTGGAATAAATGAGCATACCACAGCCTGgacttccctcccttcttccgtTGTCCTTCTGACTACCTCCCCGGGGAAGGTTTCTCTCCGTGGAACCCAAACCAGTCACCATCTCCCTCCCCGACCCCTTCCCTGTGCCTGCCCTTTCCTTCTCACCCTCACACCCACCCCCGTGTTAACTCAGACAACTACCACCCCTGACTGATTGCTTGCTATGCTGCTAGGACTGGGCAAGGCACTTTACAAATTTCATTgaatcatttaatccttacaacatgGCAAGGTAGGTATTTGGATcagttaaaggtttttttttttttttttggtttgcttttgcaAGCAATAATAACTGGCTGACTCTAATGAATTTAGACACAAAGGGGACTTATTAGAGGGACTTGGTGGGGCACACTGTGGTGGCAAACTCAGAGAATAGAAGGAAAAGCCAAACTAGTCATAAAAAGCAAGGAACCAGAAAAGACAAGAGCAAGTGACTGGCTAGCCTGAGTATCATGCCACCTGTGCCCCTATTACTGACAActggggaggggaagcaggacTGGGATTGTGCAGGTAAAAATAATGGATGCccaggcagttcctgttgtggctcagtggttaacgaacccaactagtatccatgaggatgcagttcaatccctggcctcgctcagtggattaaggatctggtgttgctgtgagctgtagtgtaggtcgcagacacagcttaagattttgcattgctgtggctgtggtgtaggcccatggctacagctccaattggacccctggcctgggaacctccatgtgctgctggtgcagccctaaaaagacaaaaacaaaaacaaaaaccaaacaatggATGCCCAGtatttggggttggggggggctgtgctcacagcatgcagaagttcctgggccagggattgaacccacgccatagtggtgacaacacaggatccttaacctgctagaccaccagagaacacCAGTATTCTTTCACAGGTGACAAAACTGACACTGAGAGactcagtaacttgcccaaggttataaGGTTGAGTGATGGAACTGGGGTATGATATGATCCTAGAGTCAGACCTCTTCACTGCTGAACACCATGGCCGCCTTCCCAAGTCCTTCCAATCTGTGTGCTACCCTTGGAAGTGAGGAACAAACATCCAGGCCCCCTGGAAGGTGGCAGTAGGAAACTAGGCCTTCCCCTTCAGTGCCAGGGCCTGCCTTTCAgaccagccctggcctggctttACTGCTTTGGGTAAATCTCTTAATCTCCAGCTTCCTTCAGTggttgctatgaggattaaaCAATATGTTGCAAATTCGTCTCAAATTACCCTACTAGTTTGTAAACTCCTTGAGGACAAGAACTTTGCCTCACTCAACTTTGAAACACCAAGCCTGACCCATGAGAGACATTTCCAAAAGCTGTATTTGTTAAGTCTTTCGGCAAATGTTTCCTGTACCTGATTTATTGACCAGTACCATCCTGGCTACTTATTTAGAGCATGGGCCATCCTTCAAGGAGCTTAAAATCCATCTCACACTGGGAGTATcaatgaggaagaagagagaccAATGGTTTGAAGCATCAAAAAGctgcctcctggagttcccgttgtggctcagtggttaatgaatccgactaggaaccatgaggttgcgggttcaatcccttgctcagtggattaaagatccggtgttgccgtgagctgtggtgtaggttgcagacgtgcctcggatcctgagttgctgcagctctggcgtaagctggtggctacatctccaattagacccctagcctgggaacctccatatgccgctcgggagtggccctagaaaaggcaaaaagacaaaaaaaaaaaaaaaaaagctgcctcctggagttcccatcgtggctcagtggaaaagaatccagctaggaaccatgaggttgtgggtttgatccctggccttgctcagtgggttaaggatctggcattgccatgagctgtggtgtaggtcccagatgtggctcagatcctgcgttgctgcagctgtggtgtaggctgacagctgtagctctgattagacccctagcctgggaacctccatatgctgcgggtatggccctaaaaagcaaaaaaaaaaaaagcaaaaaaaaagaaaaagaaaaaagacctgcCTCCTGAAAGAGGTGAACCTCAGAGAGGCAGGAAGACATCAAGCAAGGGCCCAGGAGACAGGTACATTGCTCTCAACTCCAAGAATATAGGGAGAAcaaaggcctggaggcaggaaagGGTGAGGTGGTCCTGGGGAGAGGGAGTCTTCGGAAAACCAAGTCTTGATGCCAGCCTCTTCCCACAGAAGGGAGGCCCATTACCCACAGATGCCTGCAGAACCAGTGTTCCTGTCTCCTTCCCCATGCAAGTCCACGTCCAAGGCTCAAAGCTCTATGAGTAAGCCATACTTCGGGGCTCTCAGTAATAACCACAGTGTTACTGAACGACTCATAAGAacctttctcatttaatcttcacagtccCCTGAAATAGGTATTACTGGTTTTATCCTAGCTTATTCTTCCTACTGAGGAAATGGAAATGAGAGAAATGGAAGGAACTGCCATGAAGAcgcagagccaggactcaaacccaggccttCTGGCTGCGCTTTCTACTCCACCACAGTTCTTGCACAGTTAATCGACATTCTGCATCACACGTTCTGTAGAACAATGTCTATGCAGTTTGAACTGATTCCAACGTTGACTTTTTAGCTCTGAATTGCCAAGGATAACACAAGAGATCATACTCAGTCTCCAGAGATTCTGTGAGAACCAACAGGAGGATGGTAGATACGCACTTTTTGGAAGAAGCCATGTAAAGCCAAGGAGTTACTGTATGCTAAGGACACTGTCCAAAGCACACTGTGAGGAATGGTGTCAAAGAGGTGCTTCGACgaacacttttttcttctttttttttttgccatttcttgagccactcctgcatggcatatggaggttcccaggctaggggtagaatttgagccgtagctgccagcctatgccagagccacagcaacgcgggatccgagccatgcctgcaacctacaccacagctcatggcaacgctagatccttaacccactgagcaaggccagggattgaacctgcaacctcacgattcctagtcggattcgttaaccactgtgccacaacgggaactccaacgaaCACCTTCTTTACACACCACTGGAAAAAGATccagggaaggaaaacaaaaacactcacaAAGCTGGAGGAGCTCCTGTAGGAGGGTAGGTCAAAGAGCAAGCCTCTCTCTCTTCAACCAAAGacacaaaggcaaagaaaatgggAGATTTCAAGAAGCATCaaggaagcagagaggaagaTACAATCCCTCACACCCAAGCCACTAGTGGTCTAGGTGGAAAGGTCCAAGGTGTGTCGCTGCAACTGGCTTCTTGTCAGATGGTCTAAAATTCACCAACATGATCTCACCGGATCCTCCTCAATAACTCCATGAAAAacacttattattttt encodes the following:
- the SLC22A17 gene encoding solute carrier family 22 member 17, with product MGSSLSLAVPPGPLSFEALLAQVGALGGGQQLQLGLCCLPVLFVALGMASDPIFTLAPPLHCHYGAFAPNGSGWEQPPNASGVSVSSAALAASAASRVATSTDPSCSGFAPPDFNHCLKDWDYNGLPVLTTNAIGQWDLVCDLGWQVILEQILFILGFAAGYLFLGYPADRFGRRGIVLLTLGLVGPCGVGGAAAGSSTGVMALRFLLGFLLAGVDLGVYLMRLELCDPTQRLRVALAGELVGVGGHFLFLGLALVSKDWRFLQRMITAPCILFLFYGWPGLFLESARWLIVKRQIEEAQSVLRILAERNRPHGQMLGEEAQEALQDLENTCPLPTTSSFSFASLLNYRNIWKNLLILGFTNFIAHAIRHCYQPVGGGGSPSDFYLCSLLASGTAALACVFLGVTVDRFGRRGILLLSMTLTGIASLVLLGLWDYLNEAAITTFSVLGLFSSQAAGILSTLLAAEVIPTTVRGRGLGLIMALGALGGLSGPAQRLHMGHGAFLQHVVLAACALLCILSIMLLPETKRKLLPEVLRDGELCRRPSLLRQPPPNRCDHVPLLATPNPAL